In the Bombus fervidus isolate BK054 chromosome 13, iyBomFerv1, whole genome shotgun sequence genome, AACGAAAATCGAGCGCGGTACGTGTATACAATAAAAAGCGCTAAAAACGAAACaacatacaaaaaaaaaaagaaaaagtaacaaAGGCGAAACTACATAAAGAATCTATccaagaagagagaaaagaagaagaggagagaaacaaaagacacttaatttttaatcgattcgAAAGCCAGCCCGGTTAAATCCGGTGAAAATTGTGACATATATGATGGCGGTATGCATGTTCTGGCTTCTCACGTACGTGGGACAAGGGCTAGACCTGGCCGTGGGGAATCGTCCGGTGATCATCATGCAGGGTGCACAGGAGCAGGACTACCGGCACGGTAGCGGGATCAGAAAGAAGAGCGAGCTAAACTCGGTAGGCAATAACCTGTTGCACTTCAGGATATATCCTCCCGAGGCCTCTCACCGAGACGACCTGTCCAACTGGTTGCTATTGAACGACGAGCCACGAATTTCCTCGTGGACACCAGCTGGTATATTGATCGACGATATGATCAGAGAGCCTAGGGAGCTACAGACTGTATTCTTTGCCCTGTCACCCGCTATGTTGAACATGCTCTACTCGGAATACATAAACACGGCGACGCAACCGGGCGAACAATTTCTACACGAGGATCAACAACAACAGCCAATGGGCGGTGGTCTTCTGGGTAGTCAACGTACTAAGAAGCTACGAATCGACTGTAGACACTCGAGAAACACGGTCAGCCTGCCTATAAGAGTATGCGACGACGAAACAGGACGCAAGAGCTTTCAAGAAACTAGACAATCGAACTACGACGATCTCTTCGAGCAGAAGTTAAACACTGCTGCGAACATGAAGACTGACTCGATATCACGGGGACCTGAGAAGTACAGGGATTATCAGAACGGCGCGACGTTTGTGTCGAGGCCACCGTTTGGCCTGGACACAGCCAAGCCTCCCGGAAAGAGGAGCCAAACTCTTGTCGGACGCCGCTCCATCGACCTCTCCGGAGAGTCGACTCCGCATCAAGCTCAACCGCCGTCCTCCCTCGGGAACGGCATCAACGTCGCTTCTCAAATTATGTTCAGATCCACCAGGGGAAGCATACAGTACGACGTACCGCAAATCGGTGAGTGTTGCATTTTCGTGTTTGTTTGAATGGGATTTGGGTTGTAGAGAAAGTTCGTGTTTTTCATAGTTGAATTATAGCTCCCATAGCGcgttatacatacatacagtaACTTATGGaagtaatttcaaaatttatagaaacgtTTTGCGAATATATTACGCGTGCTATACGAAATATTCCGCAACTGTAAATTTCGCTAGCAACGAGATTTGACTACCATGATTGTGTTGTAACCTCTATGTATGCATATTTagatttgttttaaattttatcaatataatcatgaCAATTGTGCCTCGTTACAATGCTaaggaaattttttaatgttttatataacacatacaatatataatatgctCGATTATGAAGAAAGCATCTATTGAAGAATCACTTTGTAACAAGTCGATATACCAAAACTTTTGCATTAACATCAGTGTACTAACATTTTAAACAGTGATGctttataataaaagtagTTACTGTTTGTCTTCTTTATGTCTACTGAGTTTTGTCTGAAACTAATGAAACTTAAAATAGTGAAATCTCTGCTACCatggattttttatttaagtattAGCAACGGGAAAcacatacatttttaaatttttctttatagaaATCTTATTTTTCGGAGAGTGTTAGAGAGTTTTGAGTTTACAGAAAAATACGGTTTCTTCGTTTGTACTTTTAAGAAAGTTTATACTTTCAGGGAAATTATCGAAACTTTTAAGCTACAGTTGGATAAAATCTTCTCTtagaatatgaattttttatgtgCATAGGGCCGGCGAAGATGTCGAgttgtatttctatttttaaagaaaatgtagAAGATTTGAATCAAAAAATTGATTCAAGCTACAGCTAAATT is a window encoding:
- the Jeb gene encoding low-density lipoprotein receptor domain-containing jelly belly protein isoform X3 — translated: MMAVCMFWLLTYVGQGLDLAVGNRPVIIMQGAQEQDYRHGSGIRKKSELNSVGNNLLHFRIYPPEASHRDDLSNWLLLNDEPRISSWTPAGILIDDMIREPRELQTVFFALSPAMLNMLYSEYINTATQPGEQFLHEDQQQQPMGGGLLGSQRTKKLRIDCRHSRNTVSLPIRVCDDETGRKSFQETRQSNYDDLFEQKLNTAANMKTDSISRGPEKYRDYQNGATFVSRPPFGLDTAKPPGKRSQTLVGRRSIDLSGESTPHQAQPPSSLGNGINVASQIMFRSTRGSIQYDVPQIECPISEDGMERFACPTADRMGRYHCIDDHALCDGFIDCPTGEDEDRQACMFYKTWRTKVPEHLTQNTFKNILCALWETF
- the Jeb gene encoding low-density lipoprotein receptor domain-containing jelly belly protein isoform X1, which produces MMAVCMFWLLTYVGQGLDLAVGNRPVIIMQGAQEQDYRHGSGIRKKSELNSVGNNLLHFRIYPPEASHRDDLSNWLLLNDEPRISSWTPAGILIDDMIREPRELQTVFFALSPAMLNMLYSEYINTATQPGEQFLHEDQQQQPMGGGLLGSQRTKKLRIDCRHSRNTVSLPIRVCDDETGRKSFQETRQSNYDDLFEQKLNTAANMKTDSISRGPEKYRDYQNGATFVSRPPFGLDTAKPPGKRSQTLVGRRSIDLSGESTPHQAQPPSSLGNGINVASQIMFRSTRGSIQYDVPQIECPISEDGMERFACPTADRMGRYHCIDDHALCDGFIDCPTGEDEDRQACMFYKTTVATLEDEQPSPCIAVSLILHAIAPSPTPSRHSSSSNAHANTRKPRGTNLANSARLNLHCLASP
- the Jeb gene encoding low-density lipoprotein receptor domain-containing jelly belly protein isoform X4, translating into MMAVCMFWLLTYVGQGLDLAVGNRPVIIMQGAQEQDYRHGSGIRKKSELNSVGNNLLHFRIYPPEASHRDDLSNWLLLNDEPRISSWTPAGILIDDMIREPRELQTVFFALSPAMLNMLYSEYINTATQPGEQFLHEDQQQQPMGGGLLGSQRTKKLRIDCRHSRNTVSLPIRVCDDETGRKSFQETRQSNYDDLFEQKLNTAANMKTDSISRGPEKYRDYQNGATFVSRPPFGLDTAKPPGKRSQTLVGRRSIDLSGESTPHQAQPPSSLGNGINVASQIMFRSTRGSIQYDVPQIECPISEDGMERFACPTADRMGRYHCIDDHALCDGFIDCPTGEDEDRQACMFYKTTKAHLDVLADAILRWARGR
- the Jeb gene encoding low-density lipoprotein receptor domain-containing jelly belly protein isoform X2, yielding MMAVCMFWLLTYVGQGLDLAVGNRPVIIMQGAQEQDYRHGSGIRKKSELNSVGNNLLHFRIYPPEASHRDDLSNWLLLNDEPRISSWTPAGILIDDMIREPRELQTVFFALSPAMLNMLYSEYINTATQPGEQFLHEDQQQQPMGGGLLGSQRTKKLRIDCRHSRNTVSLPIRVCDDETGRKSFQETRQSNYDDLFEQKLNTAANMKTDSISRGPEKYRDYQNGATFVSRPPFGLDTAKPPGKRSQTLVGRRSIDLSGESTPHQAQPPSSLGNGINVASQIMFRSTRGSIQYDVPQIECPISEDGMERFACPTADRMGRYHCIDDHALCDGFIDCPTGEDEDRQACMFYKTRSSYGRCIMSRYIITQQHHIFPRVIQLYSNVIICESISVF